A DNA window from Engystomops pustulosus chromosome 6, aEngPut4.maternal, whole genome shotgun sequence contains the following coding sequences:
- the LOC140065744 gene encoding nicotinamide N-methyltransferase-like, with protein MIHHLYSACELFKHIIVLKVNDRCIMELKRCVDTRTGAFDWCHVAQLYVDKEGNSDDVQYKEGKVRSALQHGVKFDPEKENMTEPIDLPPADCIISAWLQEVISQDKDDYVRYLRKFSKLLKPGGQLILVGSLEATQFKIHKEKFHVLTCDEEFVRGVLVGEGFKIDYCDVFKRTVISDLADHNHVIFIAAHKEK; from the exons ATGATTCATCATCTGTATTCAGCCTGTGAGCTCTTCAAACACATCATAGTCCTGAAGGTCAATGACAGATGCATAATGGAGCTGAAGAGATGCGTGGACACACGTACAGGAGCATTTGACTGGTGTCATGTTGCACAACTTTATGTAGACAAGGAAGGAAACAG TGATGATGTTCAGTATAAAGAAGGAAAAGTGAGATCCGCGCTGCAACATGGTGTAAAATTTGACCCTGAGAAAGAAAATATGACAGAACCAATAGATTTACCACCAGCCGATTGTATCATCAGCGCTTGGCTCCAGGAAGTTATCAGCCAAGACAAAGATGATTATGTCAGATATCTCAGGAAGTTCTCAAAGTTGTTGAAACCTGGAGGACAACTCATATTAGTTGGGTCTTTAGAAGCAACACAATTCAAAATTCACAAAGAGAAGTTTCATGTTCTCACATGTGATGAGGAATTTGTCCGGGGAGTTCTAGTAGGAGAAGGCTTCAAAATTGACTATTGTGATGTTTTTAAGAGAACAGTTATTAGTGATCTTGCTGACCATAATCATGTCATATTCATTGCAGCTCATAAAGAGAAGTAG